The Roseiconus lacunae genome has a segment encoding these proteins:
- a CDS encoding sulfatase family protein — translation MAAVTIFTVSCLFADAARAESKPNFLIVLADDCTHNDLPVYGGRNAKTPNLDRLASQGLVFDRAFLAEAICQPCRAELYSGLYPMSNGCAWNHSASRSDIRSMPQHLGAEGYRVGLAGKVHVQPRQAFPFESVDGFDKNCVRDPTQPHRLQSALEFMTRDAEPFCLVIALVEPHVPWVMGDASQYPPKSIELPPNIADTPETRRAFGRYLAEITYMDSQVGEILEALDSAGHSDDTLVLFSSEQGSQFPGNKWTNYNTGVHTALIARFPNVVPAGRRTDALVQYADVLPTMMEMAELPYERDAFDGQSFAGVLKGQLNEHRDYVYGVHNNVPEGPSYPVRSISDGKYHYIRNLTNENLYIEKHLMGIKGDGKLNNKYWQTWVYNSFDNPNAYRLIQRYMRRPAEELYDLEADPYEMNNLAGQAGLAEVRSSLSAELERWMKGQGDPGAEQDTVESLQAARQDRHRFGPAND, via the coding sequence ATGGCTGCGGTGACGATCTTCACCGTCTCGTGTTTGTTCGCCGATGCGGCTCGCGCAGAATCCAAGCCAAACTTCTTGATCGTCTTGGCGGACGATTGCACGCACAACGACTTGCCGGTGTATGGCGGCCGAAATGCGAAGACGCCGAATCTGGATCGTTTGGCGTCGCAAGGATTGGTTTTCGATCGAGCTTTTCTTGCCGAGGCGATTTGCCAACCCTGTCGCGCCGAACTTTATTCGGGGTTGTATCCGATGAGCAACGGCTGCGCTTGGAATCACTCAGCCAGCCGATCGGATATTCGCTCGATGCCACAACACCTCGGTGCGGAAGGGTATCGCGTTGGCTTGGCAGGCAAAGTTCATGTGCAACCGCGGCAAGCGTTTCCTTTTGAATCCGTCGATGGGTTTGACAAAAACTGCGTTCGTGATCCGACGCAACCGCACCGGCTTCAGTCGGCTCTAGAATTTATGACCCGCGATGCCGAACCGTTCTGTTTGGTGATCGCCTTGGTCGAGCCTCACGTGCCTTGGGTGATGGGCGATGCGAGTCAATACCCGCCGAAGTCGATCGAGTTGCCGCCCAACATTGCCGACACCCCTGAAACCCGCCGTGCTTTCGGACGCTACCTAGCTGAAATCACTTATATGGATTCACAAGTCGGCGAGATCTTGGAAGCACTGGATTCGGCGGGTCACTCCGACGACACGTTGGTACTGTTTTCGTCCGAACAAGGGTCTCAGTTCCCTGGAAACAAATGGACGAATTACAACACCGGCGTTCACACCGCACTGATCGCCCGATTTCCGAACGTTGTGCCAGCCGGCCGGCGAACCGACGCACTGGTGCAGTATGCCGATGTTTTGCCAACGATGATGGAGATGGCAGAACTCCCCTATGAACGCGATGCGTTTGATGGGCAAAGTTTCGCGGGGGTGTTAAAAGGACAGCTCAACGAACACCGCGACTATGTCTATGGGGTTCACAACAATGTCCCCGAGGGACCCTCCTATCCGGTGCGTTCGATCAGTGACGGCAAGTATCACTACATTCGTAACTTGACCAACGAGAACCTCTATATCGAAAAACATCTGATGGGGATCAAAGGTGATGGCAAGCTGAATAACAAGTACTGGCAAACGTGGGTGTACAACTCGTTTGACAACCCGAATGCATACCGATTGATCCAACGTTACATGCGTCGACCGGCAGAAGAGCTGTACGACCTCGAAGCTGACCCCTACGAAATGAACAACTTGGCCGGACAAGCGGGGCTTGCCGAGGTGCGGTCGTCGCTTTCAGCGGAACTCGAACGCTGGATGAAAGGCCAAGGCGACCCCGGTGCCGAACAAGACACGGTCGAATCGTTGCAAGCGGCACGGCAGGACCGACATCGATTCGGTCCAGCAAACGATTGA
- a CDS encoding PQQ-like beta-propeller repeat protein, whose amino-acid sequence MIVVASITAHATTARADDFWPEFRGPQGNGIADAENLPERIDTSVVRWSTPIHGKGWSSPVVWGNQIWLTTATEDGTSMSVICVDRDSGKIVHDVKLLENESPAFCHPMNSYASPTPVIEKGRVYVHFGAYLTACLDTETAEVRWARKDLQCDHHRGPASSPILYDGKLIVAYDGFDVQYVVAFDKDTGKTVWIQDRAIEYGTDNGDLKKAYGTGQIIDVDGQVQLVYPSAIATVAYDPQTGDSLWTVYHAGMNASARPVYGDGLVFITNGMGSMVAVHPKGTGNITDTQIEWASRKSIAKKSSPLLIDGLLYMTSDDGILSAREAYTGKILWQKRAGGAFAASPVFADGRIYAFNTDGEIFVFKPGREYDLVSQSELGDGYMASPAVVDDQMILRSKSTLYCVGNKE is encoded by the coding sequence ATGATTGTCGTCGCCTCGATCACGGCGCACGCCACGACCGCTCGCGCGGATGATTTCTGGCCTGAGTTTCGTGGCCCCCAAGGCAATGGGATCGCAGATGCGGAAAACTTGCCCGAACGGATTGATACGTCGGTGGTCCGGTGGAGTACGCCGATTCACGGCAAAGGCTGGTCGTCGCCCGTTGTCTGGGGCAATCAGATCTGGCTGACCACCGCGACCGAGGACGGAACCTCGATGTCCGTGATTTGCGTTGATCGCGACAGCGGAAAAATCGTGCACGACGTCAAGTTGCTCGAGAACGAATCACCTGCGTTCTGCCATCCAATGAACAGTTACGCGTCGCCTACTCCGGTGATCGAGAAGGGGCGTGTCTATGTCCACTTTGGTGCCTATTTGACCGCTTGTTTGGACACCGAAACGGCAGAAGTCCGATGGGCCCGCAAGGATCTTCAGTGCGATCATCATCGTGGTCCCGCGTCCTCTCCAATCCTATACGACGGAAAGCTGATCGTGGCTTACGATGGCTTTGACGTGCAGTATGTCGTCGCGTTCGACAAGGACACCGGAAAGACCGTTTGGATACAAGATCGCGCGATCGAGTATGGCACCGATAACGGCGATTTGAAAAAGGCATATGGCACCGGCCAGATCATCGACGTCGACGGGCAGGTTCAATTGGTTTATCCCAGTGCGATTGCTACCGTCGCCTACGATCCACAGACTGGGGACTCGCTTTGGACGGTTTATCACGCGGGGATGAACGCTTCGGCAAGACCGGTTTACGGTGATGGCTTGGTTTTCATCACCAATGGAATGGGATCGATGGTGGCTGTTCATCCGAAAGGGACCGGAAATATCACCGATACCCAAATTGAATGGGCTTCGCGGAAATCAATCGCAAAGAAATCCTCGCCGCTCCTGATTGACGGGCTGTTGTATATGACCAGTGATGACGGCATCCTTTCGGCGCGTGAAGCGTACACCGGAAAGATCTTGTGGCAAAAACGAGCCGGCGGGGCGTTCGCGGCGTCACCGGTATTCGCCGATGGGCGCATCTATGCGTTCAATACCGACGGCGAGATTTTTGTCTTCAAACCGGGACGCGAGTACGACTTAGTTTCGCAGTCCGAACTCGGCGATGGTTACATGGCATCGCCTGCAGTCGTTGACGATCAGATGATCTTACGCAGCAAGTCAACGCTGTATTGTGTCGGCAACAAGGAGTAA